In Defluviitalea raffinosedens, the DNA window ATATGATTATTGTATGGTTTAAGTTTTTATAGTAGTATAATAATGTGTCCTGTCGACAATTGGAACTGGTTTTCGTATTATGTAAAATTATGTTTAAAATGTATTTTCTGTGTGGTATAATTGAAAGGGGTAGGGTAATGGAGCAGATATCGTTATTCAAGTTGATAATAGTCGGAGTTCCTGAAACTACTTTAAATTTATTGATTGGGTTAGTCTTATGTAGAGATAATGTGAAGAAAGATTGGAAAAGTTTTATATTCAAAATGGTTGCAAGTATTATTGTAATCTTAATTACGATTTATTTTGCAAGACGGGAATTTAAAAATGTTACATTGCTCGCAGGAACCATTACATTAATATATGTAATTATATTTAAAATAATATGGGAGATGAATTTTCGGCAAAGTATTCTGTCAGGTTGCAGTACTATGTTTCTTTTATGTTGCTTAGAAACTATAACATTACCTTTATATAATAAATTTTTACAATCAATGAGGTTTGCTGATATTTTTGATGCGAGCATATTGTTTTCACCATTCTTAAGATTATTACATATCATTTTCTTTTTGATATTGACAAAGTGGAATTTGCGAAATAATGAAGTGATTAGTGGTAAATGGAGTAAGCAAAATAAGCATTCTAAAATAGCAATGATTATCATTATTCTATCGATATTATGGTGCATGATATCTATGCTCAATTATATAGATTTGAATTATAGAATAGCACTGTTTAAGGAAGATACATCTTTTTTAGTAGGAAATATGAAAATATTTTTTTGGATGACTGTATGGTTTTTTGTATTTTTATTGGTCCTTCTTTATTATATTTTTAATTTTTTAGATACTCAAAAAATGTTTGATATATCCTTAGAAGAAATCCTTAGCACTGCAGGGGAAGAGTTGTCTAAGGAGGAGATCAAAGGATATATTGAAATTCTTCAGCAAAAGTATAACGAGAAGGGGGGGAAATAAAATGAGAAGAAGATTATTGGTTATTTTAGGAACAATTGCGACCTGCATGGCTGCTTTCACCGCTACAGCTGGTGCGTGTTCAATTTTTCATGGTGAAACTCAGGTTCCAGAAGCACTCCAAAAAGATTTATAAGAACCAAGATAACGGGGAGATTTCCTTCCCGTTATTCTCATGAAGGGGTGATACAATGAATGTATTAATCGCTCATCGCGTTTACAATATGCAAAGAGACTTGATTATTGAAAAAACAGAAGAATTATTATCCAGGATCACCTGCAGCCCGGACAGTAAAGAGTATCTGAAAACATTGATCGTAGAATTGGTTTCCGGGAATTTTTATTCGATGAAAAGAAACCAGCAATGGTCGGTGTATCAAATTTTAAAAATTCGCATACGGCAAAACGAAAGAACCATATTAAACCATGCCACCAGGGCAATAGAAGATATCCAGCTGGATACGAAGACAAGAAATTGCTTAAACAGTTTAGGCATTAGTGGTGAAATCAAAGTAGCCAAGTTTTTAAAGGCAGCGGCTAAAGAAGTTCAAAAGCAAGTGGAACAAGAAAAGAAGCAAAAAGGAACCTGGATTGGGTGAAAAAATGAGTATAATAGATCAAACGGCTGAAAGACTTGCAAAACAAGTAAAAAAGGCTTCACCACATGTGGATGAACAGATTGTTCAGTATTATTATACCCGAGCATTTAATCGCCTTATTTTCTACGTGATTTGCATACCTTTAATTATTATACTTCGTTTAAACATTTTTTCTTTTATCACTGTTTTATTAAGTTATTCTCTTTTGCGCAGATGCTTTGGCGGAGCCCATTTGGAAAGCGATATCGGGTGCTTAATATTAAGCGTGGTGACGATGACTGGAGGAACCTGGATATCGAGCTATATTAAGCCTTCTCTTATTTTAATTATTGCAGTATACATATTTACTTTTATTGTGGTACAATGGACTGGCCTGATCGATTCACCGAAAAAGAGAATTGTTAAATTACGGGCTGCTTTTATAAGACAAGGCTATTTTACCATAGCATTTTTAACTCTTATTACTTTTATATTATATTATTTTGATGAAACCAGAATGATGACAGGTTCCATAATTGTAGGGATAATGATAGAATTGGCCAGTTTAATTATAGGGAAAATCAGATACAGATAGGATGCAGATATATGAATATTTATAAACTCATTGAAGAACATGAAGAGGAATTAAAAAGCAATCTTGAAAGCAGAATGTCCATTATGCTCAACAGGCCAATCACCATTTCAGAGGATCAGTGGTATAAGATTCTTCAGGGTACTTTGGAAGATATTGAGTATAATATTATTTTTTTTAATAAAAATATCGATAAAGAATACGTCTTTGAAACCATGAAATCTTTCGTTGAACTTCATGTATTAAGAACATAGAACCGGTGAAGTGAGTGTAAACTTAACCGGTTATTTTATTGCCTTTTTTACACATAAGGTATGGTTTTTTTACACAAAATAATAAGAAAATGCATGTAGGAGAAGATAACATGGTAAAAGAGAAATCAAATTCTTATTGGATTGCTTCAACTAAGGAGACAAATTATCCTAAGCTTTCAGAAGATTTATCTGTGGATGTTGCCATTATTGGCGGCGGAATGGTTGGTATAAGCTGTGCCTATTATTTAAAAAATGAAGGGTTTAAGGTTGCCGTTATAGAAGCCAAAAGAATCGCTGAAGGGGTTACAGGAAATACGACGGCCAAAATTACAGCTCAGCATCATCTGATCTACGATTCGCTCATTAGAAAATTTGGAGAAGAGATCGCACAGCAATATGCCAGTGCCAATATATGGGCCATAGAAGAGATTGCCAAAATCATTGAACAAAATAATATAGACTGTGATTTTATACGTCAGCCGGCTTACATTTATACTCAATCTGAGGACTATATAAAACAGATTGAAGATGAGGTTAAGGCTGCGCAAAAATTAGGAATCAAGGCTTCATTTGATACTAGTCTCTCTCTGCCTTTTCCCATTAAGGGAGCTGTTCGATTCGATCACCAGGCCCAATTTCATCCAAGGAAATACCTCCTTCCCCTGGCAGAGAAGATTCCGGGAGAGGGAAGTTTCATCTTCGAGAATACGAGAATGAAAAATATAGAAGGAGAAAATCCTTATACAGTCATTACCGATAGTGGAAAAATCACTGCAACGTATGTTATTATTGCATCTCATTTCCCTGTATACGATCATTTCGGCTTTTACTTTGCCAGAATGTATGAATCAAGAACCTATGCTTTAGCCATGAAGATCAAGGAGAAATTCCCCGGTGGTATGTATCTTTCTGCGGAAAGCCCCAGCCGCTCCCTTCGTTCACAGCCTTATGAAGATGGCGAATTGGTATTGCTTGTGGGAGAGGAACACAAAACCGGGCAGCATAAGGAAGCGGCAGAGCATTACAGGAAGCTTCAGGAATTTGCTCATGAACATTATAATGTAGAAACTATTTTATACCACTGGTCCACTCAAGATTGTATGCCAATTGACGATATTCCTTATATCGGACGTATTACATCAACAGCAGCCAATATGTATGTGGCTACAGGGTTCAAAAAATGGGGCATGACCCACAGCATAATAGGCGCAGCCCTTATAAGGGATCAAATTATGAACAGACAAAACCCGTGGGAAGAAGTATATGATCCCTCAAGGTTTACACCTTTGCAGTCCATAAAAAAATTCTTTGAAATCAATGCAGATGTGGCAAAGGAACTTATCTCAGGGAAATTAGAAATTCCTGAAGACACGCTGAGAGATTTAAAAGAGGAAGAAGGATCTGCCATCGAGATTGAAGGAAGAAGAATAGGTGCTTATAAAGATGATAAGGGTGAAATACATTTAGTAGACCCAACCTGCAGCCATATGGGGTGTGAATTGAAATGGAACGATGCTGAAAAGACATGGGACTGTCCTTGTCATGGTTCAAGATTCACCTACACCGGAGAAGTCATTGAAGGCCCGGCGGTGAATTCCCTGAAAAGAATAAAATTAGGAGAATAATGTAGAAATATATCTATTTTATTTTACTAAGAGGATGTCAGTATGATATAATGATAAAATTGGAATGGAAGAAAGAAATTAAGGGGGAACAAGAATGACCGATCAGCTTAAATCTCTGATAATACCGGAAGGATATTCTTCGGCATTATCTGTCAGAGAAACGGAAGCAGCGATTAAAAGGCTGAAAGATTATTTTGAAAATAAATTGGCGGAAGCATTAAATTTATCAAGAGTCTCTGCACCTTTATTTGTTAAAACCGAAACGGGATTAAATGATAATCTTAATGGTGTGGAGAGGCCGGTTTCCTTTGATGTTTACGGCATTGGAGGAAAAAGTGTTGAAATTGTTCATTCACTGGCAAAGTGGAAGAGAATGGCTCTAAAGCAATATGGCTTTTCTGTAGGTGAAGGATTGTATACTGATATGAATGCCATAAGAAGAGATGAAGAACTGGATAATTTACATTCTGTTTATGTGGACCAATGGGACTGGGAAAAAATTATAAGCAAAGAGCAAAGAAATCTTGAAACCTTGAAAGAAATTGTCAAAAAGATATATAATGTATTCAAAGATACAGAAAAGTATGTAGCTAACTTATATCCTGTGATCAAACCGATTCTACCGGAGGAAATTACCTTTATTACAACGCAGGAACTGGAAGACAGATTTCCTGATTTAACTCCTAAGGAAAGAGAAGATGCCATTGCAAAAGAAAAAGGGGCTGTTTTCATTATCGGTATCGGAGGAAAGCTCAAATCCGGGGGAAAGCACGATGGCCGTTCTCCCGACTATGATGACTGGTCTTTAAATGGAGACATCATCTTCTGGTATCCAGTATTGGAACGGGCATTTGAGCTTTCTTCCATGGGCATCAGAGTGGATGAAGAAACCCTTTTAAAGCAGCTTCAAATGGCAGGCTGTGAAGAGCGAAAAGAGCTGGAGTTCCATAAAAAGCTTCTTAATGGCGAATTACCTTACACAGTAGGAGGAGGAATTGGTCAGTCCAGGCTTTGCATGTTCTTTTTAAGAAAAGCCCATATAGGAGAAGTGCAGTCTTCCGTATGGTCGGATGAAATGATCGAATCCTGTGAGAAAGCTAATATTTATTTATTATAAGAAATTTTAAAGATGTACTAAAGAGAGGAGAAGAGAAAAGTGAAACATATCTTGGTAAAAGATTTATACAGAAAAACAGAAGAATATGCTGACAAGCAAGTTACTGTAGGAGGATGGATCAGAACAGTTCGTTCTTCCAAAACTTTTGGTTTTATAGAATTAAATGACGGATCATTTTTTAAAAACGTTCAAATTGTATTTGAAGACACCCTTGAAAATTATCAGGAGATTTCAAAACTCAATGTCGGCTCTGCAATTATAGTAGAAGGAACAATTGTTAAAACTCCGGAGGCAAAGCAGCCTTTTGAAATTAAAGCAAGTGCCATCACAGTAGAAGGGACATCCACTCCGGATTATCCACTTCAGAAGAAAAGACATTCTTTTGAGTTTTTAAGAACCATTGCGCATTTGCGTCCCAGAACCAATACTTTCTCAGCAGTATTCAGAGTAAGATCTTTGGCGGCATATGCTATTCATCAATTTTTCCAAGAAAGAGGATTTGTTTACGTACATACGCCCATTATCACAGGAAGCGATGCAGAAGGCGCGGGCGAGATGTTCCGAGTTTCCACACTGGATTTAAATAATCTTCCAAAGGATCAAGACGGAAAAGTAGATTTCAGCAAGGACTTTTTTGGAAGAGAAACCAATCTTACAGTAAGCGGACAGCTTTCCGTAGAGACTTATGCTATGGCATTCAGAAATGTATATACCTTTGGGCCAACTTTCCGGGCAGAAAACTCCAATACAGCAAGACATGCAGCAGAGTTTTGGATGATTGAGCCGGAAATGGCTTTTGCAGATTTAAACGATGACATGGAATTGGCAGAAGAGATGTTAAAATACATCATCCAATTCGTTATGGACAATGCGCCGGAAGAAATGGAATTCTTTAATAATTTTATCGATCAAACTTTGTTTGAAAGATTAGTAAACATAGTAAACTCTGACTTTGGACATATTACTTATACGGAAGCAATAGAATTACTTAAAAAGGTAAATCATCAGTTTGAATATCCGGTAGAGTGGGGAAGCGACCTTCAGACAGAACATGAAAGATATTTAACAGAAAAGATCTTTAACAAACCTGTTTTCGTTACAGATTATCCTAAAGACATTAAGGCATTTTATATGAGACAAAATGATGATGGAAAAACTGTTGCAGCTATGGACTTATTGGTACCAGGCGTAGGAGAAATCATTGGCGGAAGTCAAAGAGAAGAAAGATTAGATGTATTAGAGAACAGAATCAAAGAATTGAATATGAAAGAGGAAGACTATTGGTGGTATCTTGATACAAGAAGATATGGCGGAACGAAACATGCAGGCTTTGGTCTTGGATTTGAAAGAGCGATTATGTATATGACGGGAATGTCCAATATAAGAGACGTTATTTCTTTCCCCAGAACAGTAAAAAATGCAGAGTTTTAACATATCAATAATAAGGAGGATCATTCAATGAATCAGATTGAGCAGCTTAGTGTCAATACGATACGTGTTTTATCAGCAGAAGCGGTTCAGAAAGCAAATTCCGGGCACCCAGGATTGCCTTTGGGTGCAGCGCCAATGGCATATACCTTGTGGGCAAAGCAATTAAAGCATAATCCCCATAATCCAAACTGGGTGAACAGAGACAGATTTGTATTGTCAGCAGGCCATGGTTCCATGCTATTATATTCTTTACTGCATTTATTTGGATATGGATTAACGATTGATGATTTGATGAATTTCAGACAATTTGGAAGCAAAACTCCGGGACATCCTGAGTATGGTCATACAGTAGGGGTTGAGACGACCACTGGTCCTTTGGGACAGGGAATTGCTACTGCCGTTGGTATGGCCTTGGCAGAAAAGTATCTGGCTGCTCATTTTAATCGTCCCAATTACAATATCGTAGACCACTATACCTTTGTTCTGGCTGGAGACGGCTGTATGATGGAAGGTATTTCATCAGAAGCAGCGTCTTTAGCAGGAACATTAAAATTAGGAAAACTTATCGTATTATACGATTCCAATAATATTTCCATTGAAGGACAAACAGATATTGCCTTTACAGAAAATGTAGGAAAACGCTTTGAAGCCTTCCATTGGCAAGTTTTAACCGTTGAAGACGG includes these proteins:
- a CDS encoding cyclic lactone autoinducer peptide produces the protein MRRRLLVILGTIATCMAAFTATAGACSIFHGETQVPEALQKDL
- a CDS encoding accessory gene regulator B family protein, with amino-acid sequence MSIIDQTAERLAKQVKKASPHVDEQIVQYYYTRAFNRLIFYVICIPLIIILRLNIFSFITVLLSYSLLRRCFGGAHLESDIGCLILSVVTMTGGTWISSYIKPSLILIIAVYIFTFIVVQWTGLIDSPKKRIVKLRAAFIRQGYFTIAFLTLITFILYYFDETRMMTGSIIVGIMIELASLIIGKIRYR
- a CDS encoding FAD-dependent oxidoreductase, with the protein product MVKEKSNSYWIASTKETNYPKLSEDLSVDVAIIGGGMVGISCAYYLKNEGFKVAVIEAKRIAEGVTGNTTAKITAQHHLIYDSLIRKFGEEIAQQYASANIWAIEEIAKIIEQNNIDCDFIRQPAYIYTQSEDYIKQIEDEVKAAQKLGIKASFDTSLSLPFPIKGAVRFDHQAQFHPRKYLLPLAEKIPGEGSFIFENTRMKNIEGENPYTVITDSGKITATYVIIASHFPVYDHFGFYFARMYESRTYALAMKIKEKFPGGMYLSAESPSRSLRSQPYEDGELVLLVGEEHKTGQHKEAAEHYRKLQEFAHEHYNVETILYHWSTQDCMPIDDIPYIGRITSTAANMYVATGFKKWGMTHSIIGAALIRDQIMNRQNPWEEVYDPSRFTPLQSIKKFFEINADVAKELISGKLEIPEDTLRDLKEEEGSAIEIEGRRIGAYKDDKGEIHLVDPTCSHMGCELKWNDAEKTWDCPCHGSRFTYTGEVIEGPAVNSLKRIKLGE
- the asnA gene encoding aspartate--ammonia ligase, with the protein product MTDQLKSLIIPEGYSSALSVRETEAAIKRLKDYFENKLAEALNLSRVSAPLFVKTETGLNDNLNGVERPVSFDVYGIGGKSVEIVHSLAKWKRMALKQYGFSVGEGLYTDMNAIRRDEELDNLHSVYVDQWDWEKIISKEQRNLETLKEIVKKIYNVFKDTEKYVANLYPVIKPILPEEITFITTQELEDRFPDLTPKEREDAIAKEKGAVFIIGIGGKLKSGGKHDGRSPDYDDWSLNGDIIFWYPVLERAFELSSMGIRVDEETLLKQLQMAGCEERKELEFHKKLLNGELPYTVGGGIGQSRLCMFFLRKAHIGEVQSSVWSDEMIESCEKANIYLL
- the asnS gene encoding asparagine--tRNA ligase — encoded protein: MLVKDLYRKTEEYADKQVTVGGWIRTVRSSKTFGFIELNDGSFFKNVQIVFEDTLENYQEISKLNVGSAIIVEGTIVKTPEAKQPFEIKASAITVEGTSTPDYPLQKKRHSFEFLRTIAHLRPRTNTFSAVFRVRSLAAYAIHQFFQERGFVYVHTPIITGSDAEGAGEMFRVSTLDLNNLPKDQDGKVDFSKDFFGRETNLTVSGQLSVETYAMAFRNVYTFGPTFRAENSNTARHAAEFWMIEPEMAFADLNDDMELAEEMLKYIIQFVMDNAPEEMEFFNNFIDQTLFERLVNIVNSDFGHITYTEAIELLKKVNHQFEYPVEWGSDLQTEHERYLTEKIFNKPVFVTDYPKDIKAFYMRQNDDGKTVAAMDLLVPGVGEIIGGSQREERLDVLENRIKELNMKEEDYWWYLDTRRYGGTKHAGFGLGFERAIMYMTGMSNIRDVISFPRTVKNAEF